The proteins below come from a single Solea solea chromosome 6, fSolSol10.1, whole genome shotgun sequence genomic window:
- the LOC131461142 gene encoding protein B4, with protein sequence MPPKKKVTVAVETPEVAEPSSSEAVVDENDAAALRKIATHPPTAIMVREALKELDSRKGVSSKAIQNYIKQKYPSVDSVRLRNLVRRALKKGIENGTLVRPANSNVTTGAIGKFRLPPNAKAAKAKGENADPNAQKAPKAAKNADKKSPKAGATKASAKSQEEPKPPKKLKKAEEAATTKAAPAKKPKAKKAAGKEDDKGASDAPKKEAKATKEPKASKSKAAKADAADAPATKATGKRGKKTAEKTAE encoded by the exons CGAAGCTGTGGTGGATGAGAACG ATGCTGCAGCGCTGCGTAAAATTGCAACTCACCCGCCCACAGCCATCATGGTGAGAGAGGCGCTCAAAGAGCTGGACTCACGCAAGGGGGTTTCATCCAAAGCGATTCAGAActacattaaacaaaaatacCCCTCGGTGGATTCGGTGAGGTTGAGGAACTTGGTCCGCAGAGCGCTGAAAAAAGGAATTGAGAACGGCACCCTGGTGCGCCCTGCCAACTCCAACGTCACTACGGGCGCCATAGGAAAGTTCAGG CTTCCACCAAACGCCAAGGCGGCAAAAGCAAAGGGTGAGAACGCGGATCCTAATGCGCAAAAAGCTCCAAAAGCAGCCAAGAATGCAGACAAGAAGTCCCCAAAAGCAG GTGCCACAAAGGCAAGTGCCAAGTCCCAGGAG GAACCAAAGCCGCCCAAAAAGTTGAAGAAAGCTGAAGAGGCTGCAACCACAAAGGCTGCTCCAGCAAAGAAGCCTAAAGCCAAAAAGGCTGCAGGGAAAGAGGACGACAAAGGAGCATCGGATGCCCCCAAAAAGGAGGCAAAGGCGACCAAGGAACCGAAGGCGTCCAAAAGTAAGGCTGCTAAAGCGGACGCTGCTGACGCTCCTGCCACTAAAGCAACTGGGAAACGAGGCAAGAAGACCGCGGAGAAGACGGCAGAATAA